In Rhodanobacter denitrificans, the sequence CCGGCTGGGTCTGCGCCAGCGTGAGCAGGCCGCCGAGCGGCCCCAGGCCGGGCTGCCGGTCGGGCAGGCTCTGCGCATCGGGGCCGGGACCGCAAATCAGCACGCGCTGCGCGCCGGCCTGTTCCAGCAGCCCGCGCACGTGCTGCAGCAGCGGGCGGCCGCGCCACGGCAGGCCGGCCTTGTCGGTGCCCATGCGCGAGGATCGGCCGCCGGCAAGCACCACGCCGTCGAACGCGGCCGCCAGCTCAGCCGTGCGCGTGGCCGTCATGTCGCGACTCCGCCCGGCTGTCCTGTTCGTGTGGCTCGCACAGCGAGCAGCCTTCGCTCCACTCGCTGCTGCCGTCCACGCAGTGCTCCTGCTTCCAGATCGGGCTGCCGTGCTTGACCGCCTCGATGACCTGGCGGCAGGCGCGGAACGCCTCGTCGCGGTGCGGCGTGCCCACCGCCACGACCACCGCGACGTCGCCAATGCCGAGCCGCCCGCGGGCATGGGCCAGATAGATCTTCAGGCGCGGCCCGAACTGCTCTTGCGCACGCCGCATGATGTCGTCGAAGCCCACCAGCGCCAGCTGCTCGAACACGTCATAGCTGACGCCGGTGACCGCCCGTCCCTGGTTCTGCTCGCGCACCCGGCCGACGAACATGGCGAACCCGCCGAAGGCCGGATCGGCGACGAACTCCAGCGCGGCGGCCGGATCGATGC encodes:
- a CDS encoding molybdenum cofactor biosynthesis protein MoaE, with protein sequence MGNFLRRIVDVEHECIDPAAALEFVADPAFGGFAMFVGRVREQNQGRAVTGVSYDVFEQLALVGFDDIMRRAQEQFGPRLKIYLAHARGRLGIGDVAVVVAVGTPHRDEAFRACRQVIEAVKHGSPIWKQEHCVDGSSEWSEGCSLCEPHEQDSRAESRHDGHAHG